The proteins below are encoded in one region of Mycolicibacterium neworleansense:
- the arfA gene encoding channel-forming protein ArfA/OmpATb, with product MSGSDESRTITGWQTASKLYRRPPGLGWLLALAVVPLLLGLIGWGGLDRSDKNGDLTLPDVNPTATLTAPDVNAPDVNAPNVNLPNLSFAPLSIARNGNDFTLTGDLPDAAAKASLLDWLRGKFGADVNLVDNLNLRPGVSTPDVSALGKVFDAAADGIPDFNFSIDGDTLTLTGTAPSAEVRDSVEAAAKQAWPNVKLVNNIQVAAAPAAPAPPAPAAPGAPGAPGGTPGPCAALQGDVSALLRTPINFSTDGFVLAPASQQLLSQVADKLKSCAGAQVAVTGYTDSSGNDAINVPLSGNRAKAVADYLVSQGLPADHVRSSGAGSANPIASNDTPEGKAQNRRVEITVN from the coding sequence ATGTCGGGTTCGGACGAATCTCGGACAATCACAGGCTGGCAAACAGCCTCCAAATTATATCGACGACCACCAGGTTTGGGTTGGTTGTTGGCGCTGGCGGTAGTTCCGTTGTTGCTGGGGCTGATCGGATGGGGCGGGCTCGACCGCTCGGACAAGAACGGTGATCTCACGCTTCCCGATGTCAATCCCACTGCGACATTGACCGCTCCGGATGTGAATGCACCGGATGTGAATGCCCCCAACGTCAATTTGCCGAACCTGTCGTTCGCGCCGTTGTCGATTGCGCGTAACGGCAACGATTTCACCCTCACCGGTGATCTTCCCGACGCGGCTGCCAAGGCCTCGCTGCTGGATTGGCTGCGCGGAAAGTTCGGTGCGGACGTGAATCTGGTCGACAACCTGAATCTGCGTCCGGGTGTGAGCACCCCCGATGTGTCGGCCCTGGGCAAGGTGTTCGACGCCGCGGCCGATGGGATCCCGGATTTCAATTTCAGCATCGACGGTGACACATTGACGCTGACCGGTACCGCACCGTCGGCAGAGGTGCGCGACTCGGTCGAGGCGGCTGCCAAACAAGCGTGGCCGAACGTCAAGCTGGTCAACAACATTCAGGTCGCAGCCGCCCCGGCTGCTCCGGCACCGCCGGCGCCTGCGGCTCCCGGTGCGCCGGGTGCACCCGGTGGTACGCCCGGGCCGTGCGCCGCGCTGCAGGGTGATGTGAGTGCACTGTTGCGCACTCCGATCAACTTCAGCACCGACGGGTTCGTTCTGGCCCCGGCGTCGCAGCAGTTGTTGTCGCAGGTGGCCGACAAGCTGAAGTCCTGTGCGGGTGCGCAGGTGGCCGTCACCGGTTACACCGACAGCTCGGGCAATGACGCGATCAACGTCCCGCTGAGCGGCAACCGCGCCAAAGCCGTTGCCGATTACCTGGTTTCGCAGGGACTTCCGGCTGATCACGTGAGGTCGTCCGGTGCGGGTTCGGCGAATCCGATCGCCAGCAATGACACCCCCGAAGGCAAGGCGCAGAACCGCCGTGTCGAGATCACGGTCAATTAG
- a CDS encoding FKBP-type peptidyl-prolyl cis-trans isomerase yields MSTKPDIEFPDVPAPTELVITDLVVGDGPEAVPGGTVEVHYVGVEYDSGEEFDSSWNRGESIEFPLRGLIQGWQDGIPGMRVGGRRQLVIPPAQAYGPAGSGHRLSGKTLIFVIDLLATR; encoded by the coding sequence GTGAGTACAAAACCTGACATCGAGTTTCCGGACGTACCCGCCCCGACCGAATTGGTCATTACCGACCTGGTGGTCGGAGACGGTCCCGAGGCAGTGCCCGGTGGCACTGTCGAGGTGCACTACGTCGGCGTCGAATATGACTCCGGCGAGGAGTTCGACAGCTCGTGGAATCGAGGAGAATCTATTGAATTTCCGTTGCGGGGCCTGATTCAGGGCTGGCAGGACGGAATTCCGGGGATGCGGGTCGGCGGTCGTCGGCAGCTCGTCATTCCGCCGGCACAGGCGTACGGACCGGCGGGTTCGGGGCATCGGCTTTCGGGTAAGACGCTGATCTTCGTGATCGATCTGCTCGCCACTCGTTGA
- the arfC gene encoding channel accessory protein ArfC, sunset domain variant, which produces MSDVNWWLMALAFVLGLVLTLALTLRRVKREVPVYGALGRRPDAAAGSGGTAAAVGGTAAGTTAVADDATTKLPKVSAGDEPTTQLPKVTSAGAAAAGAAAAGAAGAAKFASGGGAHEAADDDVKVVEETPYGAGSVRVSGAGTPAGYLIKGNEDSMLYHSPESPSYSVTVAEIWFADVESAEKAGFNRWDSGKSQREKK; this is translated from the coding sequence ATGAGCGATGTGAACTGGTGGTTGATGGCCCTGGCGTTCGTGCTCGGGCTGGTGTTGACGCTGGCGCTGACCCTGCGCCGGGTGAAGCGGGAGGTGCCGGTCTACGGCGCCCTGGGCCGTCGTCCCGACGCTGCCGCCGGGTCCGGCGGTACGGCCGCCGCCGTCGGCGGAACTGCGGCCGGCACAACGGCTGTCGCGGACGACGCCACGACGAAGCTGCCCAAGGTGAGTGCCGGTGACGAGCCCACCACCCAGTTGCCCAAGGTGACCAGCGCGGGTGCCGCGGCGGCGGGCGCGGCTGCCGCCGGAGCGGCCGGGGCGGCCAAGTTCGCCTCCGGCGGGGGCGCACATGAGGCCGCCGATGACGACGTCAAAGTCGTCGAGGAGACGCCGTACGGTGCAGGCTCGGTGCGGGTCTCGGGTGCGGGCACCCCGGCGGGTTATCTGATCAAGGGCAACGAGGATTCGATGCTCTATCACTCGCCGGAGAGCCCGTCGTACTCGGTGACCGTCGCCGAGATCTGGTTCGCCGACGTCGAATCCGCCGAGAAGGCCGGGTTCAACCGGTGGGACAGCGGTAAGTCCCAGCGCGAGAAGAAGTAG
- a CDS encoding ABC transporter ATP-binding protein has translation MSMETVARQSLYRQTHARDGDLRALADRRLLSRIWRFSARHHRRLGWFVAISVVTALLTVTTPVLAGRVVDAITQGGPASTVVLLAAVIAAVALAEAAVALLTRWLSSNIGEGLILDLRTAVFDHVQRMPVAFFTRTRTGALVSRLGNDVIGAQRAFSDTLSGIVANLVTLSLTLVVMLSISWQITLLSLALLPLFVLPARRIGTRMAGLSREAAAHNATMNTQMTERFSAPGATLVKLFGSPERESGEFAVRADRVRDIGVRTAMLQSTFMNSLTLMSALALALVYGLGGVLAIGGQLQAGAVVSLALLLTRLYAPLTALANARVEIASALVSFERVFEVLDLVPLIAEKPEAVDVPPGAVRIEFDDVRFSYPSADKVSLASLEEVATLDDRGGDEVLHGISFTARPGQMVALVGSSGAGKSTIASLLARLYDVDSGSIRLNGADVRDVTFASLKDTVGMVTQDGHLFHESIRSNLLLAAPEAGEEQLWDALRRARLDDVVAAMPDGLDTVVGERGYRLSGGQRQRLTIARLLLGRSRVVVLDEATASLDSASEAAVQQALAEALDGRTSIVIAHRLSTVRAADLILVVEDGRIVERGTHRDLLARGGRYAELYDTQFSEEVPAA, from the coding sequence ATGAGTATGGAAACAGTGGCCCGGCAGTCGCTGTACCGGCAGACGCACGCGCGCGACGGAGACCTGCGCGCGCTGGCCGACCGGCGGCTGTTGTCGCGGATCTGGCGGTTCTCCGCGCGCCACCATCGCAGGCTCGGCTGGTTCGTCGCGATCAGCGTGGTCACCGCGCTGCTGACGGTGACGACGCCGGTGCTCGCCGGCCGGGTGGTCGACGCGATCACCCAGGGCGGGCCGGCGTCGACGGTGGTGCTGCTGGCCGCGGTCATCGCCGCGGTGGCGTTGGCGGAGGCGGCCGTGGCCCTGTTGACCAGGTGGTTGTCGTCCAACATCGGCGAGGGCCTGATCCTGGATCTGCGCACGGCGGTGTTCGATCATGTGCAGCGCATGCCGGTGGCTTTCTTCACCCGGACCCGGACCGGCGCCTTGGTGAGCCGCCTGGGTAACGACGTGATCGGGGCGCAGCGGGCGTTCTCGGACACGCTGTCGGGCATCGTCGCCAACCTGGTGACCCTGTCGTTGACGCTGGTGGTGATGCTCAGCATCTCGTGGCAGATCACCCTGTTGTCGCTGGCGCTGCTGCCGTTGTTCGTGTTGCCGGCCCGTCGTATCGGTACCCGGATGGCCGGGCTGTCGCGGGAGGCGGCGGCCCACAACGCCACGATGAACACCCAGATGACCGAACGCTTCTCGGCGCCCGGCGCCACCCTGGTCAAGTTGTTCGGCAGCCCGGAGCGGGAGTCCGGCGAGTTCGCGGTCCGTGCCGACCGGGTGCGTGACATCGGGGTGCGCACGGCGATGCTGCAGTCGACGTTCATGAACTCGCTGACGCTGATGTCTGCACTGGCCCTGGCCCTGGTCTACGGGCTGGGCGGCGTGCTGGCGATCGGCGGGCAGTTGCAGGCGGGTGCCGTGGTGTCGTTGGCGTTGCTGCTGACCCGGCTGTATGCGCCGCTGACCGCGCTGGCCAATGCGCGGGTCGAGATCGCCAGCGCGCTGGTGTCGTTCGAGCGGGTTTTCGAGGTGCTGGACCTGGTGCCGCTGATCGCCGAGAAGCCGGAAGCCGTCGACGTGCCTCCGGGCGCAGTCCGGATCGAGTTCGACGACGTGCGGTTCTCCTACCCCTCGGCGGACAAGGTGTCGCTCGCGTCGCTGGAGGAGGTGGCGACATTGGACGATCGTGGTGGCGACGAGGTGCTGCACGGCATCTCGTTCACCGCCCGGCCCGGGCAGATGGTCGCGCTGGTCGGATCCTCGGGTGCGGGCAAGTCGACCATCGCGTCATTGCTGGCCCGGCTCTACGACGTCGACTCCGGTTCCATCAGGCTCAACGGCGCCGACGTGCGGGACGTCACGTTCGCGTCGCTCAAGGACACGGTCGGCATGGTGACCCAGGACGGGCACCTGTTCCACGAGTCGATCCGCTCGAACTTGCTGCTGGCCGCACCGGAAGCCGGCGAGGAGCAGCTGTGGGACGCACTGCGCCGGGCCCGGCTCGACGACGTGGTCGCGGCGATGCCCGACGGCTTGGACACGGTTGTCGGTGAGCGCGGATACCGTCTTTCGGGAGGACAGCGGCAGCGGTTGACCATCGCGCGCCTGCTGTTGGGACGATCGCGGGTGGTGGTGCTCGATGAGGCGACGGCGTCGCTGGACTCGGCCTCGGAGGCCGCCGTGCAGCAGGCGCTCGCCGAGGCTCTGGACGGGCGGACGTCGATCGTCATCGCCCACCGGTTGTCCACGGTCCGTGCCGCCGATCTCATCCTCGTCGTGGAGGACGGGCGCATCGTCGAACGCGGTACCCACCGCGACCTGCTGGCCCGCGGCGGCCGGTATGCCGAGCTGTACGACACGCAGTTCTCCGAGGAGGTTCCGGCGGCGTGA
- a CDS encoding phytoene desaturase family protein has product MTDKALDAVIIGGGHNGLVAAAYLARAGRRVQVLERLDHVGGAAVSAHAFEGVDARLSRYSYLVSLLPERIVNDLGARIRLSRRRISSYTPDPVTGGATGLLVGPNPTFDAIGAGDDAAGFDDFYRRCRLITTRIWPTLLQPLRTRAQMRRDVLSGADTETAAAWEALIERPIGEAITTAVSHDLVRGVMATDALIGTFAGVDDPSLIQNVCFLYHLIGGGTGDWDVPVGGMGAVSGALAAAASGYGAEITTGADVYAITPDGEVLFRHRGSARRVDAECVLANVTPAALAELLGEPAPETAPGAQVKVNLMLRRLPRLRDEHVTPEQAFGGTFHINETFSQLAGAYDTAAAGRVPDPLPCEIYCHSLTDPSILSEDLRASGAQTLTVFGLHTPHSLAVGDPDRMRDRLTSAVLNSLNSVLAEPIQDVLMEDGAGRLCIESKTTADLEQSLGMTAGNIFHGALRWPFAEDDAALETSAQRWGVATAHDRILLCGSGSVRGGAVSGIGGHNAAMAVLEV; this is encoded by the coding sequence GTGACAGATAAGGCGTTGGACGCCGTCATCATCGGCGGCGGGCACAACGGCCTGGTAGCCGCTGCCTACCTGGCGCGGGCGGGACGCCGGGTCCAGGTGCTCGAACGGCTCGACCACGTCGGCGGCGCAGCGGTTTCGGCACACGCCTTCGAAGGGGTGGACGCCCGGTTGTCGCGGTACTCCTACCTGGTCAGCCTGCTGCCCGAACGCATCGTCAACGACCTGGGCGCCCGAATCCGGCTGTCACGCCGCCGAATCTCGTCCTACACGCCCGATCCGGTCACCGGTGGCGCCACCGGGCTGCTGGTCGGCCCGAACCCGACATTCGACGCGATCGGCGCCGGCGACGACGCGGCCGGGTTCGACGACTTCTACCGTCGGTGCCGACTGATCACCACCCGGATCTGGCCGACCCTGCTGCAGCCGCTGCGCACCAGGGCCCAGATGCGACGTGACGTCCTCAGCGGAGCTGACACCGAGACCGCGGCGGCCTGGGAAGCGTTGATCGAGCGGCCCATCGGCGAGGCGATCACCACCGCGGTATCGCATGACCTGGTCCGCGGCGTGATGGCCACCGACGCCCTGATCGGCACTTTCGCCGGCGTCGACGATCCGTCACTGATTCAGAACGTGTGCTTTCTCTACCACCTGATCGGCGGCGGAACCGGCGACTGGGATGTCCCGGTCGGCGGTATGGGCGCGGTGAGCGGCGCCCTGGCCGCCGCCGCCAGCGGCTATGGCGCCGAAATCACCACCGGTGCAGATGTTTACGCGATCACCCCGGATGGTGAAGTGTTGTTTCGGCATCGTGGGTCGGCGCGACGCGTGGACGCCGAGTGCGTGCTGGCCAACGTCACCCCGGCGGCGCTGGCCGAGCTGCTCGGCGAACCGGCCCCCGAAACCGCCCCTGGCGCGCAGGTGAAGGTCAACCTGATGCTGCGTCGACTCCCCCGCCTGCGCGACGAACATGTCACCCCCGAGCAGGCATTCGGCGGCACGTTCCACATCAACGAGACCTTCAGCCAACTGGCCGGCGCCTACGACACCGCCGCCGCCGGGCGGGTTCCCGATCCGCTCCCGTGCGAAATCTACTGTCACTCCTTGACCGACCCCAGCATCCTGTCCGAAGATCTGCGTGCCTCCGGCGCCCAGACTCTGACCGTGTTCGGTCTGCACACCCCGCACTCGCTGGCCGTGGGCGATCCCGACCGGATGCGCGACCGGCTGACATCGGCGGTGCTGAACTCACTCAATTCGGTTCTGGCCGAGCCGATCCAGGACGTGCTCATGGAGGACGGCGCCGGTCGGCTGTGCATCGAGTCCAAAACGACGGCCGATCTGGAGCAGTCCCTGGGGATGACCGCGGGCAACATCTTCCACGGCGCCTTGCGGTGGCCGTTCGCCGAGGACGACGCTGCGCTGGAAACGTCGGCCCAGCGATGGGGTGTGGCGACGGCTCACGACCGGATCCTGTTGTGCGGCTCGGGCTCGGTGCGCGGCGGCGCGGTTTCGGGCATCGGCGGGCACAACGCGGCGATGGCGGTACTCGAGGTCTGA
- a CDS encoding sensor histidine kinase: MRPLTRIFRRTPSLRTRVAFATAIGAAIVVVIVGTIVWVGITNDRKERLDRRLDEAAGFAIPFLPRGLGEIPRSPSDQDAVITVRQAGDISSNSNVILPELPDGYADTYIDGERWRVRTVQIPAPGPMWVAVGATYDATIADTNNLHRRVIIICVFAVGAATVLGWVLAAFAVRPLKRLAQQTRQIEAGDEAPDVQVRGASEAVEIADAVNGMLKRIWKEQDRTKAALASARDFASVSAHELRTPLTAMRTNLEVLSTLDLPDDQRKEVVSDVIRTQSRIEATLGALERLAQGELTTTDDHVTVDITELLDRAAHDAMRVYPDLEVSLAPSPTVIIIGLPTGLRLAVDNAIANAVKHGGATRVQLSAVSSREGVEIAVDDDGVGVPEEERVMVFDRFSRGSTASRSGSGLGLALVAQQAELHGGTATLEASPLGGARLLLRLPGPH; the protein is encoded by the coding sequence ATGAGACCGCTGACCCGGATCTTCCGCCGCACCCCCTCGCTGCGGACCCGGGTCGCGTTCGCCACCGCTATCGGCGCCGCGATCGTCGTCGTCATCGTCGGAACCATCGTCTGGGTCGGCATCACCAACGACCGCAAGGAACGACTGGACCGCCGCCTCGACGAGGCCGCCGGATTCGCCATCCCGTTCCTGCCGCGCGGCCTCGGCGAGATCCCCCGCTCCCCCAGCGATCAAGACGCGGTGATCACCGTCCGCCAGGCCGGCGACATCTCGTCCAACTCGAACGTGATCCTGCCCGAGCTGCCCGACGGCTACGCCGACACCTACATCGACGGTGAACGCTGGCGGGTGCGCACCGTGCAGATCCCGGCCCCCGGACCGATGTGGGTGGCCGTCGGGGCGACCTATGACGCCACCATCGCCGACACCAACAACCTGCACCGCCGGGTGATCATCATCTGCGTGTTCGCCGTCGGCGCGGCCACCGTGCTGGGTTGGGTCCTGGCCGCGTTCGCGGTGCGCCCGCTCAAACGGCTGGCCCAGCAGACCCGGCAGATCGAGGCGGGCGACGAGGCTCCCGACGTCCAGGTGCGCGGAGCCAGCGAAGCCGTCGAGATCGCCGACGCGGTCAACGGCATGCTGAAGCGCATCTGGAAAGAGCAGGACCGCACCAAAGCCGCGCTGGCCTCGGCCCGCGACTTCGCCTCGGTGTCCGCCCATGAACTGCGCACGCCGCTCACTGCGATGCGGACCAACCTGGAGGTGTTGTCCACCCTCGATCTGCCCGATGACCAACGCAAGGAAGTGGTCAGCGACGTCATCCGCACCCAGTCCCGGATCGAGGCCACCCTCGGGGCGCTGGAGCGCCTCGCCCAGGGCGAGCTCACCACCACCGACGACCACGTCACCGTCGACATCACCGAACTGCTCGACCGCGCCGCCCATGACGCCATGCGCGTCTACCCCGATCTCGAAGTCTCCCTGGCTCCTTCACCGACCGTGATCATCATCGGGCTACCGACCGGACTGCGGCTGGCCGTGGACAACGCGATCGCCAACGCCGTGAAGCACGGCGGCGCCACCCGGGTACAGCTGTCGGCGGTCAGCTCCCGCGAGGGCGTGGAGATCGCGGTCGACGACGACGGGGTGGGCGTGCCCGAGGAAGAACGCGTGATGGTGTTCGACCGCTTCTCCCGGGGGTCGACGGCGTCGAGGTCGGGTTCCGGGCTGGGCCTGGCACTGGTGGCGCAGCAGGCCGAATTGCACGGCGGCACAGCCACTCTGGAAGCCAGCCCGCTGGGCGGAGCGCGCCTGCTGCTGCGCCTGCCCGGCCCGCACTGA
- a CDS encoding response regulator transcription factor, translated as MAVMDTATGGMASPRVLVVDDDPDVLASLERGLRLSGFTVSTAVDGAEALRSATETRPDAIVLDINMPVLDGVSVVTALRAMDNDVPVCVLSARSSVDDRVAGLEAGADDYLVKPFVLQELVARVKALLRRRGASATFSSETIQVGPLEVDIPGRRARVNGVDVDLTKREFDLLAVLAEHKTAVLSRAQLLELVWGYDFAADTNVVDVFIGYLRRKLEAGGAPRLLHTVRGVGFVLRTQ; from the coding sequence ATGGCGGTTATGGATACCGCTACCGGTGGCATGGCCTCGCCCCGGGTCCTCGTCGTAGACGACGACCCCGACGTGCTCGCCTCGCTGGAACGGGGGCTGCGGCTGTCCGGGTTCACCGTCTCGACGGCCGTGGACGGGGCTGAAGCGCTGCGCAGCGCCACCGAGACCCGCCCGGACGCGATCGTGCTCGACATCAACATGCCCGTGCTCGACGGCGTGAGCGTGGTGACCGCGCTGCGCGCGATGGACAACGACGTGCCGGTCTGTGTGCTCTCGGCCCGCAGCAGCGTCGACGACCGCGTGGCCGGCCTGGAAGCCGGCGCCGACGACTACCTGGTCAAACCCTTCGTGCTGCAGGAGCTGGTGGCCCGGGTCAAGGCCCTGCTGCGGCGCCGCGGCGCATCGGCCACCTTCTCCTCCGAGACGATCCAGGTCGGCCCGCTCGAGGTCGACATCCCGGGCCGCCGCGCCCGGGTCAACGGTGTCGACGTGGACCTGACCAAGCGCGAGTTCGACCTGCTGGCCGTCCTGGCCGAGCACAAGACCGCGGTGCTGTCCCGGGCACAGTTGCTGGAACTGGTCTGGGGCTACGACTTCGCCGCCGACACCAACGTGGTGGACGTGTTCATCGGGTATCTGCGCCGCAAACTCGAAGCCGGCGGCGCACCGCGCCTGCTGCACACCGTCCGCGGGGTCGGATTCGTCCTGAGGACCCAATAG
- a CDS encoding ABC transporter ATP-binding protein, translated as MSQPAIAPSPKRIRTSSDLRRLLPYLLPYRARWIVMVVVAVVSLAATVAIPLMTKAVIDGPVRHQDQHGLWVLGSAAVAVGITEAVLWFIRRWLVARATMGVEADIRKDLYARLQILPMSFHGRWQSGQLLSRVMNDLSTIRRFLSFGLVFLILNTLQIVVVASILLAMYWPLGVVVLVSIVPITLTVLHFEREYTRLSRLAQDQTGHVATHVEEAALGLRVVKAFGREDYVFDRFDEQATQLYDTQFARVSVSAKFWTLLEVIPNLTLIVVLGFGAYAAGHGHVTMGTLVAFITMMLSLVWPIASLGFLLSMTQESFTAANRIAEIFDAPVEIEDGPVSEPPRGGRLELRDVGFKFPDGDGEWALRHVDVVVEPGQTLALVGATGSGKSVLAALFSRLYDVTEGQILIDGGDIRELSLPALRQTVATAFEDPTLFSMSVAENLRLGRADATDEEMGQAIAIAAAQFVYDLPFGLDTRIGEQGMSLSGGQRQRLSLARAILAAPKILVLDDTLSALDVHTEAIVTEALGRVLRGVTGIIVAHRASTVLLADKVALLQEGTITHIGTHAQLLAQVPQYRYLLAADDQLDDACERSCDWEDDEELGRLQRGHDERTAIDDVGEPPRFGAEVQRR; from the coding sequence GTGAGTCAACCCGCGATCGCCCCATCTCCGAAGCGGATCCGGACGAGTTCAGATCTGCGGCGGCTGTTGCCTTATCTGTTGCCGTACCGGGCCCGCTGGATCGTGATGGTCGTGGTCGCGGTGGTCAGCCTGGCCGCCACGGTGGCGATTCCGCTGATGACCAAGGCCGTCATCGACGGTCCGGTGCGCCACCAGGATCAGCACGGGCTGTGGGTCCTGGGTTCGGCCGCGGTGGCCGTCGGTATCACCGAGGCGGTGCTGTGGTTCATCAGGCGCTGGCTGGTGGCGCGGGCCACCATGGGCGTAGAGGCCGACATCCGCAAGGACCTCTACGCGCGGCTGCAGATCCTGCCGATGAGCTTTCACGGTCGCTGGCAGTCCGGTCAGTTGCTGTCGCGGGTGATGAACGATCTGTCCACGATCCGCCGGTTCCTGTCCTTCGGGTTGGTGTTCCTGATCCTCAACACCCTGCAGATCGTGGTGGTGGCCTCGATCCTGCTGGCCATGTACTGGCCGCTGGGCGTGGTGGTGCTGGTGTCGATCGTGCCGATCACGCTGACCGTGCTGCATTTCGAGCGGGAGTACACGCGGTTGTCGCGGCTGGCACAGGACCAGACCGGCCATGTGGCAACGCATGTCGAGGAGGCCGCGCTTGGCCTGCGGGTGGTCAAGGCGTTCGGCCGTGAGGACTATGTGTTCGACCGGTTCGACGAGCAGGCCACGCAGCTCTACGACACCCAGTTCGCCAGGGTCAGCGTGTCGGCGAAGTTCTGGACGCTGCTGGAGGTCATCCCGAACCTCACGCTGATCGTGGTGCTGGGGTTCGGTGCGTATGCGGCCGGCCACGGCCACGTCACGATGGGCACCCTCGTCGCCTTCATCACCATGATGCTGTCGCTGGTGTGGCCGATCGCCTCGTTGGGCTTTCTGCTGTCGATGACCCAGGAGTCGTTCACCGCCGCCAACCGCATCGCCGAGATCTTCGATGCACCTGTCGAAATCGAGGACGGCCCGGTGTCCGAGCCGCCGCGCGGCGGCCGGCTGGAGCTGCGCGATGTGGGCTTCAAGTTCCCCGACGGCGACGGCGAGTGGGCCCTGCGCCACGTCGACGTGGTGGTGGAGCCGGGGCAGACGCTGGCGCTCGTCGGCGCCACGGGATCGGGTAAATCGGTTCTGGCGGCGTTGTTCTCGCGGCTCTACGACGTCACCGAAGGTCAGATCCTGATCGACGGCGGCGATATCCGGGAGCTGAGCCTGCCGGCGTTGCGGCAGACGGTGGCCACCGCATTCGAGGATCCGACGCTGTTCTCGATGTCGGTGGCCGAGAACCTGCGGCTGGGCCGGGCGGATGCCACAGACGAGGAGATGGGCCAGGCCATCGCGATCGCGGCCGCACAGTTCGTCTACGATCTGCCGTTCGGGCTGGACACCCGCATCGGCGAGCAGGGCATGAGCCTGTCCGGCGGGCAGCGCCAACGCCTTTCGCTGGCCCGCGCCATCCTGGCCGCCCCCAAGATCCTGGTGCTCGACGACACGCTCTCGGCGCTGGACGTGCACACCGAGGCCATCGTGACCGAGGCCCTTGGCCGTGTCCTGCGCGGCGTGACGGGCATCATCGTGGCGCACCGCGCGTCGACGGTGCTGTTGGCCGACAAGGTGGCGCTGCTGCAGGAGGGCACCATCACCCACATCGGTACCCACGCCCAATTGCTCGCGCAGGTACCGCAATATCGCTACCTGCTGGCCGCCGACGACCAGCTCGACGACGCCTGTGAGCGCAGCTGCGACTGGGAGGACGACGAGGAGTTGGGCCGGTTGCAGCGCGGCCATGACGAACGCACGGCCATCGATGACGTGGGTGAGCCGCCGCGTTTCGGTGCGGAGGTGCAGCGCCGATGA
- the arfB gene encoding channel accessory protein ArfB, whose protein sequence is MDFVIQWLWYLLAFVVGSLVAWLISVVTVKPTSEEEAFAELPGSREIGARR, encoded by the coding sequence ATGGACTTCGTAATCCAATGGTTGTGGTATCTGCTCGCGTTCGTGGTGGGGTCGCTGGTGGCCTGGCTGATCTCAGTGGTGACCGTCAAGCCCACCAGTGAGGAAGAGGCGTTCGCCGAACTGCCCGGCTCGCGTGAGATTGGAGCACGACGATGA
- a CDS encoding DUF2630 family protein has translation MAKDQDILAEVHRLVAEEQELRTKLQRREIDETEEQQRLRSLEVALDQCWDLLRQRRALRDTGQDPGLAQTRPADEVEGYRG, from the coding sequence GTGGCCAAAGATCAGGACATCCTCGCCGAAGTTCACCGGCTCGTTGCCGAAGAGCAGGAGCTGCGGACCAAACTGCAGCGCCGGGAAATCGATGAGACCGAAGAGCAACAACGACTGAGATCGCTGGAAGTCGCCCTCGACCAGTGTTGGGACCTGTTGCGGCAGCGCCGTGCGCTGCGTGACACCGGACAGGACCCGGGCCTGGCCCAGACGCGACCTGCCGACGAAGTCGAAGGCTATCGAGGCTGA
- a CDS encoding TetR/AcrR family transcriptional regulator yields MRERAGADRSSAGDPVRTLELLWREPGQGTRTRGPKQRTTVDAVVDAAIRIADADGLDALTMRAVAVQLGVTPMATYTYVPGKAELLDLMVDTVYRRMPRRDFSGKPWREKVSIVAEENLAMFDQHPWLTYLPTTRPPLGPGMIAKYDHELSAFDSLGLSDLDMDCALTYVLGFVNSVARIAIDSRRAAADSGVDDGQWWERVGPLLERVLDADRYPLASRVGTAAGQAFDAAYSAGHAYEFGLARVLDGFAELIDTH; encoded by the coding sequence GTGAGAGAACGCGCAGGTGCGGACCGCAGCAGTGCCGGCGATCCGGTCCGCACCCTCGAGCTGCTGTGGCGTGAGCCGGGTCAGGGCACTCGTACTCGCGGCCCGAAGCAGCGCACCACGGTGGACGCGGTGGTGGACGCGGCCATCCGGATCGCCGACGCGGACGGTCTGGACGCGCTCACGATGCGGGCGGTCGCCGTGCAACTGGGCGTGACGCCGATGGCCACCTACACCTATGTGCCGGGCAAGGCCGAACTGCTGGACCTGATGGTCGATACCGTCTACCGGCGGATGCCGCGCCGCGACTTCTCCGGAAAGCCTTGGCGGGAAAAGGTTTCCATCGTCGCCGAGGAGAACCTGGCGATGTTCGATCAGCACCCCTGGCTCACCTATCTGCCCACCACCCGTCCGCCCCTGGGCCCCGGGATGATCGCCAAGTACGACCATGAGCTGAGTGCGTTCGATTCACTCGGGCTCAGCGATCTCGACATGGATTGCGCCCTGACATACGTGCTGGGTTTCGTGAACTCGGTGGCTCGGATCGCCATCGACTCGCGCCGGGCCGCGGCCGACAGCGGCGTGGACGACGGACAGTGGTGGGAACGTGTCGGGCCGCTGTTGGAGCGGGTCCTCGACGCCGACAGGTATCCGTTGGCCTCACGGGTAGGGACGGCGGCCGGCCAGGCGTTCGACGCGGCCTACAGCGCCGGGCACGCCTATGAGTTCGGATTGGCGCGCGTGCTCGACGGGTTCGCCGAGCTGATCGACACCCACTGA